ATCAGAGTGTGGCAGGTCGGGTCTGGAAtctgtccccttatgacgtcataaagggaaagggtgccttttgtttttaatgcttttttcctcctagagaatttcccacccctcccctaaaacattatctccaccaaccgtcatggcttccaaacgagcaaagcattgcagttgctcagtgattggatataaaaatgagcacTAAGGTATTTTTTTAGAGACTAAAGAAccagttaatttaatttttctggaaaaaacgcagacacgacttcctgtcagcgccaaacattgtggttggtgaatggtgttgataagttctgcaaatgccccctcctcatttgcatttaaagctacagacaccgaaccGGCGCGTCCTGGTGAAATCTCATTGTCAgtctggatcaaagtggctgtaattctgcaccacggaaTTTCAGACagaggcttcagatacagtattaggggaccaataagacaaagaaaaaaaaatgtcaggggacctttaatcatGTGCTTTGCCagctttaggggcagtggtggaaggaATCGGACTTGTGATTGTAAGGTTGCCGGGTTCAGATCCACTGGGCGAAGTACCGTACCCCGGGCACCTTTcgtggctgctcaccaagggcgatcaGGGGTTAtaagccgaggacacattttgttatgtgtgctgtgtgtcacttcagtttcactttacactttcGTATCTGGGGGGGTTTGTGGTCCCGCAGGCCTGAAGTACCGGAAGAGTGTCGCAGGTAAGACTGCAGTGTTTGATGGGAAAGAGTTCATCCTGGAGGAGACGGACTGGTACCTGCTGGATCTCTTCCGGCTGTGGTGGCGCTATGGCATCAGCTTCATCCGCCTCCAGATGTGGGTGGAGGAGATCATGGAGAAGTTCATGAGGTGTGTCCTGCTCATTATCATGTCTCCTGACATCTTTCTCCCCCCACACTGTTAACCACCTCTCTCTGTTGGCACAGGATATATAAATACCAGGCTCATGGCTACGCCTTCAGCTCGGTGGAGGAGCTGCTTCAGTCTCTGGGGGGCTCGGGCTTCATCAACATGACCCGCCGCTCTCTGTCGGAGTCTCTGCTTGAGCTGGGCGTGTCTCAGCGCTTCATTGAGGAGGTTATCACCCCCATCATGAGAGTTAACTACGGCCAGAACATCAGCATCCCAGCATTTGTAGGTAAGATGCAGCAGATGGGTCGTTGCTGAAGGTCACTCAGAAGTCATCTTCTACAATCAAAAGAAACTAGAGAATTGCCTACCGCGTAACGAGGAAGACGAGCAGAACAGGATTCCATAAGGCCGCTATTGATGAAAGCCGCCATTCAAAGCAGCAACCAAGTGACCAGTGTCTGCTTTTGTTTGGTTCTTCTAAAGAAGAGGTGTGGTTTTCAGGGAAGGCACATGCTTGCAATAACTGTGCTGATTGTTTCCGGTCCAAAATAGAAGTTGTCAGGTTTTAATACCAGCTCATTAGGGATGTAGTGATGCACACACATTATGattgaaatttttattttgtttgctgAAGCCACAAAAATCATTGGCTAAAATAAAATAGCTTTAAGTAAGTCCACCAACTGTAGCATATGGATGGCCAGAACCATAAACTGACAGGTTCTTACTACtgctgtgtccctgagtgtctccaggaggactgtccctgtaactactgattgtaagtcgctctagataatggcataatgccataaatgtaaagctTCATGGGACTTGGGACCTGACGCATGGAAAGAAGACCTGCTGGAGTGTCTCAACTTTACTTTATCGCATCGTTCATTATGGCATTTCATTATTCCCATCCCACACGCAAGcacatttgtattgtatttcagtgtatcacaattttatatatatattatttaaaattaataaaattatatatatataatttttttcatcctCACACGTATTGATTTCCAGCCGATTCATGTTACATCATTACATCCCTCTGCTACATATTAGGAAGGCACTGTGTGGAATTTTATCCACTTTTATAAATTGTATGTACAGAATCTGTCtctcattgtgtttttttttcctgttcttaATTTTTGTTGTATTGTCTGGACTCTGATCTGTGATAGTTTCTCTACTGTCCCCTAGGTGCAGTGTCCCTGGCCGGGGCCCAGGCCAACCTCTGGGCTGTGGAAGGTGGAAATAAACTGGTCTGCTCTGGGCTGCTAAAACTGGCTAAGGCAAACCTCCTCCATGCCCAGGTGAACTCCATATCGCCTCACTCGAAAAGTAAGTGTCGCAAACAGTTAGTCAACTCACTTTCTGGCCGCTACATTATTTTCACATTGACAGTGTCCCAGTTGTCCTCGCTGAAACTCTTCTCCAGAgtgatgaattattaataacagGGAAGAGTCATTGTTAAGGGTCtccctcagggacacaatcgtagAATTGGCCACTCTAGAGTCATCTTCGCCAACCCTGTAGTCAGAAAGTCAGGTTCTAGCTCTATATATGTTTGCATTTAAGCGATCAGccgacgccccttatccagattgacactcagggacacagtaagtggtagtaagtggggtttgaacctgagacagCATCGTTGCTTCTAATAAAGCGGCCGTGAGGTATTCAAGTTTCAGTGTAACTATTAATCAATgttttgatcttgtttttattttaatagaaGGTGAAATGCTTCAGTACCAGATCAGCTACGCCACGGAGACTGAGCAGCTGTCTGAGCTCTATGACATTGTGGTGGTGGCCACGCCACTCCAGCCCAGCGTGGGCTCTGGAATTTCATTCCAGGGCTTTGAGCCCGAACTGCCGGCCATCACTGGGGCTTATCATCACACGGTGGCCTCCATCGTGCACGGATACCTCAACTCCTCCTACTTCGGCTTCCCGGACCCACGCCTCTTCCCCTTCGCCAGCGTCCTGACAACTGACGAGGCCGACCTGTTCTTCAACAGCGCGGCCAGCATCTGTCCGGTCAACATCAGTGCCATCTTCCGACGCAAACCTCCCCAAGAGGCGGCAGTGTACAAGGTGTTCTCCCAGAAGCCCCTGGAGAAGGCGGAGCTGAAGACGCTGTTTAAGTCGTACTACTCGGTGCAGGTGACCGACTGGCAGGCCTACCCCCAGTACGGCAGCACCCAGGGCCTGCCTCCCATCGTCCTGCATGACGCGCTCTACTACCTCAACGGCATCGAGTGGGCAGGCAGCGCCATGGAGATGAGCTCGGTGGCGGCAAAGAACATCGCCCTGCTGGCCTTCCACCGCTGGAGTCGGCAGGCGGAGATGATCGACCAGAAGGATCTAATGCACAAGATAAAGACAGAGCTGTgatttggaaataaaaataaaaaaacttgttCTAAAAATGAACTTCAACTGTTCATAACATTGCGCTTCACTGACTCCAAGTCTTAAGAATCATCACAAACTTGAACTTCATGCATTATCTATATGTACTGAAATGAAATTGATTCTGCTTTTAAACTGCTGATTTTTGAACATCATAATGTGAACGCGAGAAGGAATCAGAATTTTATTCCAATAGTAGTAGCCTGTTAACGGACTGTGTGTTACTACTTTGTGCATGGTGTATTTATTACACGATTCATAAACTACTGAATATAACTGATGGCCAAATTATGTATTTTACTGTGCATATTGTACAGCCTACGAAAGCATCAAACCGCGTCTTAATGCATATGATTTGTTTCTTGTTGCAAATTTCTTACTTATTAAAGGCTGGCTTGTTTTgggaatgaaaataaaagctGGGAATGAAACGATCCATAATGCATTAAAAGACTCTTCATTTTCTGTAGAATCTAAGCGGTGGTAATGTCTCTTGCAATGGCCAAGTTCAACCAAAAGAGGACAGCGTTGCGCCAGTAAGTTGAGGACGCCAGCGGATCATTTGCCCCTAAAAACCATTCAACCATGCTCTCGGCGAACTGGAAGTCATATTACAATGCTTGAGCGACAGTAGTGTTTCACTGAAGTTCGCTGTATTCTGGAAAAGCCGCCACCTTTAGAagtcga
The window above is part of the Denticeps clupeoides chromosome 6, fDenClu1.1, whole genome shotgun sequence genome. Proteins encoded here:
- the pcyox1l gene encoding prenylcysteine oxidase-like, producing MDVTRADASMQSVGASARSASRRFPRNAAMLPPLPLLLLLHVRAAHGDAGFAQFDGAPPSRIAVVGAGIGGTATAHFLRQNFGPEVRIDVFEKGTVGGRLATVTVNQQDYESGGSIIHSLNLHMQDFVKHLGLKYRKSVAGKTAVFDGKEFILEETDWYLLDLFRLWWRYGISFIRLQMWVEEIMEKFMRIYKYQAHGYAFSSVEELLQSLGGSGFINMTRRSLSESLLELGVSQRFIEEVITPIMRVNYGQNISIPAFVGAVSLAGAQANLWAVEGGNKLVCSGLLKLAKANLLHAQVNSISPHSKKGEMLQYQISYATETEQLSELYDIVVVATPLQPSVGSGISFQGFEPELPAITGAYHHTVASIVHGYLNSSYFGFPDPRLFPFASVLTTDEADLFFNSAASICPVNISAIFRRKPPQEAAVYKVFSQKPLEKAELKTLFKSYYSVQVTDWQAYPQYGSTQGLPPIVLHDALYYLNGIEWAGSAMEMSSVAAKNIALLAFHRWSRQAEMIDQKDLMHKIKTEL